The DNA window actgcTGCGACGAATACCTGACGAAAGCTACTTAAGTAAGGGTTTATGTGGGCTCACGGCTCTTAAGGGTACAGtccgccatcacagcagggaagacCTGGCAGCACCTAGCCACAGTATGTctgctgtcaggaagcagagaggggtgAGCGCTGGAACTCTCCCTTTTCTTCAGTCTGGACCGCAGCCTGAGGGCTGGAAGGTGCTGCCTGCATTCAGGGTGGAGCTTCCCAgctcagttaaacctctctggaagACACTCTCacagaacacagaacacagagagctGTGTCTCCTAGACTCCCATCAAGTTGACAACGAGATTAACCATCATTAGCCTTGTGTCGTTACCCAGGAAGCAAAAGAGGGACGGAGGGAAGGGGATCCCAACATCCCCTGTCAGGTTACGACACCAGCGACCAATCTCCCTCTTAGCAGACTCCAGCTCTTAAATGCTCCACTACCTCTTTAGCACCATGGCCTAAGGACCAAGCCAGAAGCACATGGGCCTTTAGAGACCATTCAATATCCAGGCTGTGTCCCCAGATCACTGTCTCAGGGGTCCCAAGTCACCTTCACCTTCCCCTGCTCATCTCTACCCATACACACTCTCATCCGCCAGCAATCCACTCTCTCTAGCCTGAGCCTCATATAATGTAAGCTGCAGCATAGCCCTCCCTGAAATAAAACCCTCAACGCACTACACCTGGAATCAAACCTCATTCATTGCTGTGTCCCACAAAACCCCCACAGCTCTGGCTCTTCTCTTCCTACCAGCTAGAATCCTTGGTCCTTCTTGGCCCTTCCAGAGTGGAGGGGAGCATGCTCCTTTACATCCCAGGccctcgggcaggctctcccttCTCCCAGGACCGCTATTTCCCTCGtgctctcatcctcttccacaCAGCAAGTCTCAGCTCCTTTGCCAGCTAGTGAGACAGTTGCTTCTTGAGCACCTCAGCCAGCAAAAGACTTCTCCTGCTTTCCTGTGCTCCTTACCTGATGCCTTCAATTCTTTTATCACAACTTCCATTGCTTtgtttcttaagatttatttcctGCCCATCTCATCCCTAGTATAACTGTTAACAGGCAGCCCTTAGTACATGTCATCATTAGTCTTGGTATACATTATAAAAACGGAGAGTTCCTGTTTACCTTGCTAGGTGCCTGAGAATGGAACGGGAGCTTATCTTTAAGGCTAGAGAGCCCAACACAGGTGACTCAGAAGGGCACATGATGGTATCCTTGTGGCAGTGATGCTGCAAAGACAGAGTCCTGAACTCACCTGTACATATTCAGTGTTGACTGTGGCTAAGTCCAGATCCTGCTCTGGTTACAGCCTTCCTCCCAGGGGACAAGATCTACTCTTGTGGAGGCCAAGCCCACCCTTTCAGAGAGCCAACCTGTCAGGGACACACAAATAATGCAGCGTAAGCAGACACCGCTGGCCTGCCCACTAAGACTGAGTCAGGAGCCAGTAATCTGTAAGCATGGCCTGGACAGGGGGCATTCCCATCCACTCATTCTTTCCCTCAAGCCAAAGCTCCAGGGGGAAGCTGAGTACTTACTGCAAAGCCCAGAGCCAAGCCTGGTGCGTTTCTctttaagttgatttttttctctcaaaaaaacaaaaacctaagcaGGGTGAggtggcactcagggaggcagggcaggtggatctctgtgagttccaggcgccagcctgctctacaaagtgagtccaggatagccaaggctacacagagaaaccctgactcaaaaaaagcaaacaaaccaaaccaaacaaaaaactcgCGACTTTAATGGATGGATTAGAAGCTTTCTGGTGTTCCGGGTTAAGGTCACATGCCAGAGCTTGGGAGCTGGGCAGGCAAGGTGGAGAACAGCTGTAACCCAAGCAagtggctgaggcagggggattgtgagtttggggccagcatgGACAACTCAGAGACCCtatgtcaaaataaaaataaagggaggatgggacttaGAGATAGAATGCCCACTTAGCATGTGTAAGGCCCTGGGATCAGCAGGCAGCTGCAACAAAGTGGAGATACGGGTGGGTGGCCAGCAGGAAAtgcaaaaggaagagagaaaagttaAAAGCCACATGAGCCGTCTCTTTCTTCCTCACATCGCCTCACTCCTCCACACTGCCTCCCGTCCCCAAAACGCTCACTTTCCCACTCTCTCCACTTCTGCCCAACCAGCCGTGGGTTCTTGCCTCAGGACCTACAGCAGGCCGTGCCACCTGAGGCCAGTAGGAGATGGCTCCATTCTCAAAGCAATGACTAGAGTCACTGACCTTTTTCAGAGCCTCAGCAGGTTGTGGCACCAGATGATGCCAGAGAAGATGGAGCGGCCTGCTGCACAGACAGCAGTACACCTTGAGAATCATGTCCCGGATGCCCGTGGTTCCTCACGAACTGTAGCTTGGCTCTAGGAGGCTCCTTCTACCTCCAGGGCTCAGAACTGCAGGCCTGCCTGAGCGACACCTCCGCCTCCCGCACACTCGTTCGACATTTCTGTGCCAGCTTCTCTCTCCCCTTAATCCCCGGCTGTAACCCAGCACTCACCCCTATTACCTTAGTCACTTGGCAGGACCAGCCAACCTGTAGTTATTCAGAAAATTAGATCTCTCTGGGATCTGTTTGCACTTGCCTTGATTCATACTAGACAGCCAGGCCCACTCGGACCCCTGCAATCATTCAGATCTTGAATGGTTCCAGGAGGTGTGTTGAAGGCCTGATCTCCTGCCAGTGGTGCTATGGAGGGAAGATTGCACTCTTGCCAGGGTGTGCTGTATGGCCAAAGCAACAAGACAATTAACTAGTCACAGACTGACACCGTGAGGCAAAGTAACCTTTCGTGTTTTTAAGCTGCTTTATCTGATACGTGTTACGGTAACAAAAAGCTAACTCATCCACACACTCTCTAAACTTAACTGATTTCATCTTGGCTTCTGTGGTTTCCCTGCTCTAGAGACTCTTCCCCACACTCTTATCCTATGCAAACCCTAGATCCCGGACTCTTCTTAGTGGCTCAGCAGCTAGCTCTTCCTCTACTATCTGTCAGTAGGCTTCTTTTACATCTTAATCTTCCAGCTTTCATAGAAAGGTTCTTGGACTGCACTCTTCATCCTATTCTCCTGCCTTAGTATCACCAATGACTTAGGGTCCTCCCCGAAACCCCATCTCCACAGCTTCTACCACTCCCCAGCAGCGCCATCGTGGGGGCCGAGGCTTCACCACTGCATTCCAGCTGTGGAAACACACCTCATGCTCACACCCCAGACATCCCTCTTCCCAGTTCCCCTGTGGGTGGCTCATGTTATGCTTCAAAACAGCAACCAGGATGGTAGCATATattggtaatcccagcactgaagcaGGAAGGTGGTTCAGAGCCAGCCAAGGACATAGAGAGAGACCTGTCCTCTGTCACACTCCAGCTCTCCTAGGTGAGGCTAGAACCCCTCACCCAACTTTCCAGTACCACGTGCCTTGACATCACGGTCCTATATAATTAATCATTgcagttaaattaaaaaaaaaaacttactatgGAATTTTATAAACATTTCAAAAGGTAAAAAATAATCTTCATCTTTTTTATTCCTGTGTTTCAGCAATTATCAACATCTGTTTCACTGACTTtaagggttttattttgttttctgtgtatgttgctgggtgtatatgtatgtgccacatgtgtgcaggtaccctCGGGGTCCAGACATCGGATTCCCCAGAACTAGAGTTACGGAAGGTTGTGGGCTGTCAGATGTGGGTACTCGGCActgatctaggtcctctgcaagagcagccagtgctgttaactgcgCCTAAAACTGTCTTTCCTGTCTTGCCATTGACTTTCACACTttatcttccctccttctcttccttccttcctccttccctccctctgtccatCCTCCTTCCATTACCCTCTCTCTTTGTCCTGCTGTTTTGACCTAACACATAACATGCTAAATATCGCCCTATGAATCCCGGAAATAAATGGCATTCTATTGTAAGTTTTAGAGGTTTTGGGGGAAGGGCAACCAGCCAATACTACAAACTCAGAACTGGTGGAAAGACGCATGCTATGAATAACAACCAAATGGCTGGAAAATTCCACTGGCTTCAGTTGCTTGGAACAGGGCACAAAGTCCGGATAAATTATCTATCACACACCAGCTGCCATGCTTCTGTAAGGAACTGGCTGTAATAACCGCTTCTCTCTCGACTACTTCCTCCAGTGTATTTATCAATCGCCAAGGAAAGGACATCAAAGGCTATGTCCCTGGGCAACTGGCAAGAGTCCATTTTGATTACGGCGTGAAGAGGGACACAAGGTGAGAAGTCCCTAAATCTTAATTTCTAAGAATGTCATCCAAGTTAACATGATAAGTAGGGGAAAGTGAGCTGCATAATCTTTTTTtgagattaatttttaaattatatgtatggGGCGGGGTGTGCACCTGCACATgagtacccatggaggccagaagggagcTGCCCCagggagtgctgggaactgaactccgtTTCTCTGTAagagctgagccatttctctagtccctAGCTGCACAGTCTCCTttggttttgttctggttttctgagacagggtttctctgtgtagacgtggctgtcctggactcgctttgcagaccaggttggcctcaaactcccagagatagCTGCCTAATctttataataacaataatagtaatgTTAATCACAAGTGTTACCTAATGGATGGAAGAGAGGTGAAAATATACAAAACTATTAAAAAGGTTGGGGCTTTTTGATACTGGTTTTGTGGGTGGACTTTTGGGTGCTGAAATCGAACCCAAAGCCTCAAGTCTAAGCATGTGCTTCCACCAGGGAGCTACATCCCTAGCACTGACAATATCtggatttgcttttatttttcataagtAGTAATAGTATTAGTActttgtacttttttcttttttactctttTCTCTATTTTACAGATTCTCTCAGAGGAGAATGTTACTTCCATAATCAGCaataaatatagattttttttttaaaaattaaatcatctATGAAATTTAAGAAACATTATGAGGTTAGAATTTCAGATTGGCCAAATAACTTAAACTTAGTAGCATTTGATTTCATTCTCAGTAGAGTTATAAATTTGGTTCCTTCCTATCTATGTGTGGctttcacaaaaagaaaagaaaaaaacataataacCGTAGACACGCTGACCTCATTTTCTGGTTCAGAAAAGCTATAAACTCTAGGAAGTAAAAGCatcaaatttttaaatatttatttattcatttattttgttacttaatgtgtgtgagtgctctatctgcatgtactcctgcagaagagggcaccagatctcattacagatggttttgagccaccatgcagttgctgggaattgaactcaggacctctagaagagcagacagtgctcttaaccgctgagccatctctccagcttgtaAAGGTGTTTGAGGAACTTATAAAATGTTTGATTTGGGGCAATTTTCATGTTCTCTAAATCTCATACTCCCAAATAAAAGAACTGATGTAAAATGGTAAGGCATATTAAGCACTTGGCATGACTACTGTTACTTGAAGCTCCCCATCTACTGTATATTACAGTTTCCCTTCTCTTAGGTGACTTCCATCCAGCCAACCTCCAATTATCCTCACCAAGGATAGCGGTTGGCACGCCACCTCTGTTTAGAGCAGGGTGTAGTCTACACTTAAATTATGAAACTGGAAGCAGCTTTGAGCTCATCCTGATCCAGTCAGAAGTACAGCGCGGAGGAGGGATGCGTCTTTAGCTCTTAAATTGAGTTATTGTGCGTCTGCCTGCTCATGCCACAGCacacgtgtggaagtcagaaaagaCTTTTCAGAACTAAGGTCTTCTCCTCCCACTGTGTCGGACccaaggatcaaacccaggtttcCAGCCTGTGCCTGATAAGCCATCTCAATGACTCAACTGTGGCCACACAATTACTGTAAGTGTTAGGTTTAAATTTCAATCCATAGTTTCTGAGCtccagttcaaggctcttactaCTAAATCAAGTATTTGCCCAGAGTagcttctgtttttaaattttcagggataaggtctcactatattACCTGGCTGGTGTCAAAATTCATGCCAAGCTCAGGAAACCTTCTACCACAGCTTTTGGAGTCACTGGGAACTATTTAGATGTGAACCCCCAAGCATGACTTAATAAACTATTTAGAGCTAAGTCCTCTGCTAGAAAACAAGTAAGAGAGGGAATGGCAGTTGCCCACTGCAGGGCTAGACACACCAACGCTCTCCCTACTCTACCCCTATCACGGTATCTTATAGGGCTAGTGCCCAAGAGCAGTCTTCCCAGGACATGCTGGCTCTGCCAAAGGCTCCTTGGCTCCAATTGGCCCTGCTAGTGCATCTGGTCAAGAAGAAAGCACCTGGGGTGTAGTTCCGTGATaacgcttgcctagcatgtaggaGGCACTGGGTTGGATGCTTAGcaccaggaaaataaataaataaataaataaataaataaataaataaaatacaatgaacACAAAAAGAATACAGTTCTTAGGatcgtgcgtgtgtgtgtgtgtgtgtgtgtgtgtgtgtgtgtgtgtgtagtttgttGATTTAGTGCATTGTTggagaaaaatttttaaatatattgacTATATCCAATGTCATTctaagatggaaaaaagaatcctgAAGCAATGAAGGGCATCGTGAGTTTGCTTGTCACCTCTGTGGGAGGGACATGTCTATGACCTCCAAAGCGTCCCTTATTTTCAGCATGAAGGCGTGTCCGTTCTTTCTATTAGCAGAAAAGTCCCTTGATAAGCATTGCTTCTCTTTGTTGACATCCTTAACTGATAGACTTGTCGAGacaaaatatgtattttcaaGGTTCTCAGGACCTGCCACCTACTGTCCCAATGCACTTACATTCATGCCTCAAGCACATCATGCCAGGGAATGAACTCTCCCAGGTGTGGATGAAGCTATTATAGGCCGTTACGTTTTGATTTTCTGCTTGCATTCATCTTTGGAGGatagctggggggaggggggctgggaaGGTTACAACTGTTGTACAAAACACCAAAATGTGCCTCGGGTTAGAGGTTAGTCTAGCTAAAAGGATGCGTTGGCTCCTAGGTTGCAACTCATGAGAAGATGGACCAGTTGTCCAAAGGTGCTCAGAAAaccatttttctttccatgtagaCCCCTCATAGGCTTGGAAATGCCACGGGGCACAACTCCATATCAGCCTCAACTGGACCAGCTAACCCTCATTCGATACATTTGTTTTGAAAAATTGCCAAGGCCTACAAACACGTGGTATAATGAAACGACTTACCAAAGAGGCTATTCCCTGCCCTTTTATGAGGACGGTAAGTGCTAGCAGCTCGCCGGGGTCAACGCTGCCCGTGTGCCAAGGTCAGCGTGTCAAGGGGGCTTACTGCCTCAGGGGGCATGACTGGGACCAGCCAGTCTGGGGGCAGAGATACATGTGCAGATCTGAGAGGGGAGCCcggcttctttcttcctttctagcTCCCTGCATGTGAGACCAAAAAGATGAAAACCCTTCAGTGTCCTAGCGAGCTGACCCTCTGAGTACTGGAAACAAATTCTTGAGTGTAACTGGTGGTCTGCTAAGGAAACCTTCCTTTCATTCTAGTTTAGATGCCGATAACAATTAATAATTTACACCACGGTTCAGAAATTCCAACCTCCCCCATCACCGGTAGCACATCTGTATGCTGTGGCCTCTGTGAGGGTCCTGAGGTAGACAAGGATGATCATGGATATTCTCATGACACCCAACTTAAACAGCACCCATGTTGCCTCAGGTATTGGTGTGTCACTCATTGAGGGAATTTGGCTCATTGAGTGAATTACTGATAGTTTTTAAATGAGCGATCCCCAACCTTTGAGGGGGATCTTACACTATGGCAGGCAGGTGTTTAATCCCTAAGTGGCTTTCTGGGGCGAGTGCTGCTGTTTTAAACAGGGAGGGCCAAATTTCCAAGGCCTCTCATGGACCCATTTCTAAATCCCACGTCCAGGAGGAAAGAGGCAGCATTCACACCTAGACAGTTTTGCTCTCTAGCATGGTTCATCTCGAAGCTGTACTGCCTGTCATAGTCAGGTCACCCATACTACTAACAGCTTACTAATTTTCCTTAAAAAGTTTCCCTTTCTTTttactgaaaagcagaaaactggAGATACTCATGTAGACAGCTTCTCTGGAGGCTGAAGGTTAGGGCCTGAAAGTTCATAGCTGACCTGGACTACACAATGAGCTGAAGAATGGCAGGACTGGGAAGGAATTCCTGTCTGTCTCTTGTCTCCAGAGAAGACACCTGCAGTCTGGAGGGATGTCAGATTCAGGACAGAAGACACGTCCAGGCtaaaacccaggtcctcacagGATAGCAGACAGCAGCATAAGTAAGGATCACATAGGCAGAACTCGGGAAAGTTGAGCCAGGTAGTTTGAGAAATGGAACAGGGACCGGAGACTGATCAAAAGAGGTTTAGGACAAAAGTTTACACCAAGGGCAAAGATGGCTCCTGGAAGACTCAGGAAGATGGAGTCTGAGAAGAAAGGGGTTGGGGGCTGAGCTAA is part of the Meriones unguiculatus strain TT.TT164.6M chromosome 11, Bangor_MerUng_6.1, whole genome shotgun sequence genome and encodes:
- the Spmip3 gene encoding protein SPMIP3 codes for the protein MTAIRLREFVDRRPLGPPSVFINRQGKDIKGYVPGQLARVHFDYGVKRDTRPLIGLEMPRGTTPYQPQLDQLTLIRYICFEKLPRPTNTWYNETTYQRGYSLPFYEDGLDQQLCTVSLNPRPLNPPPEVWYCDCDERNFFRRNVF